The following proteins are encoded in a genomic region of Dyadobacter sp. UC 10:
- a CDS encoding TonB-dependent receptor, with amino-acid sequence MDPFYKKYSTNLFSRSRFALLLLFVTAMPGFAQQNVNAVVKGKIVTSDGQPAFGVSVRLRPGGLGAVTNPEGEYQISRVKKGAYSVTASAVGLKPAQQSVVVEAGDSYAVDFTLTINAEELKEVVVSARVLNKENTIVAKMPLKNLENPQVYNSVSSEVMKQQGITNYDDAMRNVPGISRTWESTGRAGDGGAYFALRGFDAQPSLYNGLPGLVSGNLDPANVEEIQVIKGPSGTLFGGSFYSYGGLINTITKKPYYKFGGEVAYNIGSFGLNRITADVNTPLSKTEKIALRVNTAFHSENTFQDAGFKKSFFIAPSLSYEVNDKLSFLFHAEILEEERAVPPVFFHSDRLSPLPFKTIEELNLNNKLSFTSNDLTIKNPRYNLQGQMVYKLSNQWTSQTVFSSGNVKSNGIYTYIWDDVSGDNEFSQYFHKEQQTTNTIDIQQNFNGDFHIGRMRNRLVVGLDFFNRNVIENGSGWGWARSVTPQGDVNYVDPFTGDSLAPVYLTQPSVDNLLAGTGSSNSNISNSSYSAYISDVINITPNLMAMASLRADYFDSKGEKNTSEDDFDQFALSPKFGLLYQPVLEKVSLFVNYMNAFINVEPRQVADPDGNNPRIKSFKPEHADQLEYGIKTNLFSDKLFATVSVYDIKVTNRVTGDPANFYNYLQGGKVGSKGFEIDLNAHPVKGLSLIAGYSYNETKVMSGDENDFYAQPGRAPGGQGPQNLVNFWGTYAFSKGALKDFGLGFGGNYAGIYKVIDNSATGVFELPAYTVMNATLFYSSAKFRIGLNMNNLANKTYYTGYWSVNPQKPRNVVASFAYKF; translated from the coding sequence ATGGATCCTTTCTACAAAAAATACAGTACCAATTTATTCAGCAGAAGCCGGTTTGCACTGCTGCTCCTTTTTGTAACTGCAATGCCCGGCTTCGCGCAGCAAAATGTGAATGCTGTGGTAAAAGGGAAGATTGTAACATCCGACGGCCAGCCGGCTTTTGGAGTGAGCGTGAGGCTGCGCCCCGGCGGACTTGGCGCGGTTACCAATCCCGAGGGCGAATACCAGATCAGCCGGGTTAAAAAAGGCGCATATTCAGTTACTGCCTCGGCTGTTGGACTGAAACCGGCCCAGCAGTCGGTAGTTGTCGAGGCCGGAGATAGTTATGCAGTCGACTTCACTTTGACCATCAATGCAGAGGAATTGAAGGAGGTAGTCGTTTCCGCCCGGGTTTTGAACAAAGAAAATACCATCGTAGCCAAAATGCCACTGAAAAACCTGGAAAATCCGCAGGTTTATAACAGTGTTTCTTCCGAAGTCATGAAGCAGCAGGGGATTACGAACTACGACGACGCAATGCGGAATGTGCCCGGTATCAGCCGGACCTGGGAGTCGACCGGTCGTGCCGGCGATGGGGGCGCATATTTTGCATTGAGGGGATTTGATGCGCAGCCGAGCTTGTATAACGGGCTGCCTGGGCTTGTGAGCGGCAATCTCGACCCGGCAAATGTGGAAGAAATCCAGGTAATCAAAGGACCGTCGGGCACCTTGTTTGGCGGAAGTTTTTACAGTTATGGCGGATTAATTAATACAATCACCAAAAAACCTTATTACAAATTCGGCGGGGAAGTTGCCTATAATATCGGCAGCTTCGGGTTGAACAGGATTACGGCTGATGTGAATACGCCTTTAAGTAAGACAGAAAAAATCGCGTTGCGCGTCAATACCGCCTTCCATTCCGAGAATACTTTCCAGGACGCCGGCTTCAAAAAGTCGTTTTTCATAGCCCCGTCGCTGAGCTATGAGGTGAATGACAAACTTTCTTTCCTGTTCCATGCAGAAATTTTGGAGGAAGAAAGAGCCGTCCCGCCCGTATTTTTTCACTCCGACCGTCTATCTCCCCTGCCGTTCAAAACCATCGAAGAGCTCAACCTCAATAACAAACTATCGTTTACCAGCAACGACCTGACGATCAAAAACCCGAGGTATAACCTGCAAGGACAGATGGTTTATAAACTGTCGAACCAGTGGACATCGCAAACGGTGTTTTCGAGCGGAAATGTGAAATCAAATGGTATTTATACCTACATCTGGGATGATGTTTCGGGTGATAATGAATTCAGCCAATACTTTCACAAGGAACAGCAAACGACCAATACCATTGATATCCAGCAGAATTTCAACGGCGATTTTCACATCGGGCGGATGCGCAACAGGCTGGTTGTCGGCCTGGATTTTTTCAATCGTAATGTGATCGAAAACGGTTCGGGCTGGGGCTGGGCGAGAAGTGTTACCCCGCAGGGTGACGTCAACTATGTAGATCCCTTTACCGGTGATTCCCTGGCGCCTGTTTACCTTACGCAGCCTTCGGTCGACAACCTGCTGGCGGGCACAGGCAGCAGCAACAGCAATATTTCCAACAGCTCTTACAGCGCGTATATTTCGGATGTGATCAACATTACGCCAAATCTGATGGCAATGGCCAGCCTGCGTGCTGATTATTTTGATTCCAAAGGCGAAAAGAATACGTCGGAAGATGATTTCGATCAGTTCGCATTGTCCCCGAAATTCGGTTTGCTTTACCAGCCTGTTCTTGAAAAAGTGTCGCTTTTCGTGAACTATATGAATGCGTTTATCAATGTCGAGCCGAGACAGGTTGCTGATCCTGACGGGAACAATCCACGCATTAAGTCATTCAAGCCAGAGCATGCGGACCAGCTTGAATATGGTATCAAAACCAATCTTTTCTCTGACAAGCTGTTTGCAACGGTGTCTGTTTATGATATTAAGGTAACCAACCGGGTTACCGGCGACCCGGCCAATTTCTATAATTATCTGCAGGGCGGAAAGGTTGGCAGCAAGGGTTTCGAAATAGATTTGAATGCCCATCCGGTCAAAGGGCTGAGCCTGATCGCGGGATACAGCTACAACGAGACAAAGGTAATGTCGGGAGATGAAAACGATTTTTACGCACAACCCGGGCGAGCGCCCGGCGGTCAGGGGCCGCAAAATCTGGTAAATTTCTGGGGTACCTATGCTTTTTCCAAAGGTGCATTAAAAGATTTCGGATTGGGTTTTGGAGGAAATTATGCAGGCATTTATAAAGTGATCGACAATAGTGCTACCGGCGTGTTCGAGCTGCCAGCGTACACGGTGATGAATGCTACATTGTTCTATAGCTCCGCCAAATTCCGCATCGGCCTTAACATGAACAACCTCGCCAATAAGACTTACTATACTGGTTACTGGTCTGTAAATCCGCAAAAGCCCAGAAATGTGGTGGCAAGTTTTGCCTATAAGTTCTAG
- a CDS encoding helix-turn-helix domain-containing protein: MTFEFTAEPDFDFLTSFSEQFGILAADNELLIPDIMGEGSIRKIDFSDDFKLLIHHCTFRDSFVLRRKAPAEMSDFVTVVFHSSALPNNTLSNRETSFECQKVNNSCIEVSSNDLNSEIRFPAGLEIHFSTVEIKASLLAEMLGQVNANRVIETVTNGSNTFLYHFTMTPDFEKILRHLSEDSEPGPLGLFFYKLKIQELFYLLFTKMILRENKPQSNINNSDITRLMLVRSVILEDLSVPPQLSALARLAHMSETKMKLLFRQVFGDSIYNYYQNARMEEAALRLKQNKLSVSEVGYQLGFSNLSHFSRLFQKHHGHTPKKFQSAG; encoded by the coding sequence ATGACGTTCGAATTCACAGCAGAACCTGATTTTGACTTCCTGACCAGCTTTTCGGAGCAGTTCGGTATCCTGGCAGCAGACAATGAGCTTTTGATACCGGATATAATGGGGGAGGGAAGTATCCGTAAAATCGATTTCAGTGATGATTTTAAATTGCTGATCCACCACTGCACATTCAGGGACTCTTTCGTGCTGCGAAGAAAAGCGCCGGCGGAAATGAGCGACTTCGTCACTGTGGTTTTTCACAGCTCGGCCTTACCTAACAATACATTATCTAACCGCGAGACAAGCTTTGAATGCCAAAAAGTTAACAATTCCTGCATTGAAGTTTCTTCCAACGACCTGAACTCCGAAATACGGTTCCCTGCCGGGCTGGAAATCCATTTTTCTACTGTTGAGATCAAAGCTTCTCTGCTGGCCGAAATGCTGGGGCAAGTGAATGCGAACAGGGTGATCGAAACGGTGACAAACGGAAGCAATACGTTTCTCTATCATTTCACGATGACCCCCGATTTTGAGAAAATCCTGCGGCATTTGAGTGAAGACAGTGAACCCGGTCCGTTAGGTTTGTTTTTTTATAAACTGAAAATCCAGGAGCTTTTTTATCTGCTTTTCACCAAAATGATCCTCCGTGAAAATAAGCCACAGAGTAATATCAATAATTCAGATATCACCCGCCTGATGCTGGTCAGGAGCGTGATACTGGAAGATCTCAGCGTCCCACCCCAGTTGAGCGCGCTGGCCAGGCTGGCGCACATGAGCGAGACGAAAATGAAGCTGCTTTTCAGACAGGTCTTTGGCGACAGTATTTACAACTACTACCAGAATGCGCGCATGGAAGAGGCTGCATTGCGTTTAAAGCAAAATAAACTTTCGGTCTCCGAGGTAGGGTACCAGCTTGGGTTTTCAAATCTCAGCCATTTCAGCCGGTTATTTCAAAAACACCACGGGCACACACCTAAGAAATTTCAGTCTGCCGGATAG
- a CDS encoding alkene reductase: protein MSKILEKFEKSNLQLKNHVVMAPMTRSRAIGNIPNELMAEYYAQRSNAGLIITEGTSPAPEGLGYARIPGIFSAEQTEGWKKVTAAVHANDAKIFVQLMHTGRIGHESNLPTGSRLAGVSDVRAAGQIWTDGEGMQPFSQPEPLSKTGVEEVIEGYVKAAQNAIEAGFDGIELHAANGYLLEQFLNPHTNNRTDEYGGSIENRARAVLLVVEKVAAAIGREKVGIRFSPFSTFNDLPAYDAGEVTETYAFLANKLNGLGIAYLHLMVTPDVLPEALYAIRGNFEGAIIQCAGLTPESAQAVLADDFADLVAFGQLFLANPDLVTRIETGGELNEPDYDTFYTPDEKGYTDYPKLSLV, encoded by the coding sequence ATGAGCAAGATTCTCGAAAAATTTGAAAAAAGTAACCTGCAACTGAAAAATCACGTGGTAATGGCCCCCATGACGAGATCCAGGGCGATCGGTAATATCCCGAACGAATTAATGGCAGAGTATTACGCGCAGCGCAGTAATGCAGGACTGATCATTACCGAAGGTACCTCTCCGGCTCCCGAGGGACTCGGCTATGCACGAATCCCCGGCATATTCAGCGCGGAGCAGACAGAAGGCTGGAAAAAAGTGACTGCCGCTGTGCATGCCAATGATGCAAAAATTTTTGTGCAGCTGATGCACACGGGCCGCATAGGACATGAATCCAACCTGCCGACAGGTTCGCGTCTGGCAGGTGTATCCGACGTTCGTGCAGCAGGGCAGATCTGGACGGACGGGGAAGGTATGCAGCCATTTTCCCAGCCGGAGCCACTTTCAAAAACTGGGGTTGAGGAAGTAATTGAAGGGTATGTAAAAGCAGCTCAGAATGCCATCGAGGCTGGTTTCGATGGAATAGAGCTACACGCCGCAAATGGTTATCTGCTGGAACAGTTTCTAAACCCGCACACCAACAACCGTACCGATGAATATGGCGGCTCAATCGAAAATCGCGCAAGAGCAGTGTTACTGGTAGTTGAAAAAGTGGCTGCGGCGATTGGCCGTGAAAAGGTTGGTATCCGTTTTTCGCCATTTTCTACTTTTAATGACCTGCCGGCCTATGATGCGGGAGAGGTAACCGAAACTTATGCGTTCCTGGCAAACAAACTGAACGGCCTGGGAATAGCTTATCTGCATCTTATGGTGACGCCGGATGTTTTGCCGGAAGCACTTTATGCGATCAGGGGCAACTTCGAAGGTGCCATTATCCAGTGCGCCGGCCTGACACCGGAATCAGCGCAGGCCGTGTTAGCAGATGATTTCGCCGATCTGGTAGCGTTCGGGCAGCTCTTTTTAGCCAACCCTGACCTGGTTACCAGGATCGAAACCGGAGGGGAACTCAACGAACCAGATTATGATACCTTTTACACCCCCGACGAAAAAGGCTACACCGACTACCCAAAATTGTCACTAGTTTAA
- a CDS encoding 3-keto-disaccharide hydrolase has protein sequence MKHFKIAIAACLISGLATAFAPGEWVTLFDGKSLKGWHSYNQETAVGWLIENGTLTSQGTGGDLVSDKEYGDFELEFEFKIPPASNSGILYKVMEKPEIKRTVFSAPEYQIIDDTGYILRDAAGKQTALKPTQLTGANYDMNPPADASAYKPAGSWNTGRIVVEANRVEHYLNGKKVVDYQYGNDTWKAEVAKSKFKDWPYAEPHHKGKIALQSHNPKEKVWFRNIRIREL, from the coding sequence ATGAAACATTTTAAAATCGCCATTGCGGCATGTTTGATTTCGGGACTTGCAACCGCATTTGCACCCGGAGAATGGGTGACGCTCTTTGATGGTAAAAGTCTCAAAGGCTGGCACAGTTACAACCAGGAAACAGCTGTGGGCTGGCTTATTGAAAATGGCACGCTGACTTCCCAGGGAACCGGCGGCGACCTCGTTAGCGACAAAGAGTACGGAGATTTTGAACTGGAATTTGAATTTAAAATCCCCCCTGCAAGCAACAGCGGTATTCTGTACAAAGTCATGGAGAAACCGGAGATCAAACGGACGGTATTCTCGGCTCCCGAATACCAGATCATCGACGACACGGGCTACATATTAAGAGATGCTGCCGGCAAACAGACAGCCCTGAAACCTACCCAGCTAACCGGTGCCAACTACGACATGAACCCTCCTGCCGACGCCAGCGCGTACAAGCCAGCCGGCAGCTGGAATACGGGCAGGATCGTGGTGGAGGCTAACCGGGTAGAGCATTATTTGAATGGCAAGAAAGTGGTTGACTACCAGTATGGAAATGATACCTGGAAAGCGGAGGTGGCCAAAAGCAAGTTTAAGGACTGGCCCTACGCAGAGCCTCATCACAAAGGAAAAATCGCACTCCAAAGCCACAATCCGAAAGAGAAAGTCTGGTTTAGAAATATCCGGATTAGAGAATTATAG
- a CDS encoding MFS transporter, whose protein sequence is MKPLAQKRWFRIIPVVFVTYSLAYLDRANFGFAVAGGMADDLNITPNTSTLLSSLFFLGYFFFQIPGAHYAATRTAKKLIFISLILWGGLAAATGMVNDTTTLIIIRFMLGVVESAVMPAMLILLSQWFTKEERSRANTFLILGNPVTVLWMSVLSGYLIDSMGWRWMFILQGAPGIVWAFIWWRLIDERPMAANWLTEEEKREVEEKLKAEQAGIKPVKNYAEAFKSKKVILLCLQYLLWSVGVYGFVMWLPSIIKAAPNMNMVNTGWLSSVPYLFAVIGMLSASYFSDKSGNRKIFVWPFLLIAAICLYGAVWLGPDQFWLAYALLVAAGAALYTPYGPFFAAIAEILPKNVAGGAIGLINSLGALGSFAGSYLVGYLNTETGNFNASYTLMSVALVLATVITVIVIPGPVRAMVTPAEIKTFDH, encoded by the coding sequence ATGAAGCCGCTGGCCCAGAAAAGATGGTTCCGTATCATACCTGTCGTTTTTGTCACATACAGCCTCGCATATCTGGATCGGGCCAATTTCGGGTTCGCAGTGGCGGGGGGAATGGCCGATGACCTGAACATTACCCCCAATACTTCTACCTTACTAAGCTCGCTGTTCTTCCTGGGATACTTCTTTTTCCAGATTCCAGGAGCGCACTATGCTGCAACCCGGACTGCTAAAAAGCTGATATTCATATCATTGATACTTTGGGGAGGGCTGGCTGCTGCAACGGGGATGGTCAATGATACTACTACGCTCATCATCATCCGGTTCATGCTCGGCGTGGTCGAAAGTGCGGTGATGCCTGCCATGCTCATCCTTCTTAGTCAATGGTTTACCAAAGAAGAACGTTCGCGTGCCAATACTTTCCTGATCCTGGGAAACCCGGTTACTGTGCTCTGGATGTCGGTATTGTCCGGTTATCTGATCGATTCGATGGGCTGGCGATGGATGTTTATCCTGCAGGGGGCACCGGGTATAGTCTGGGCGTTTATCTGGTGGAGGCTGATCGATGAGAGGCCGATGGCCGCCAACTGGCTCACGGAAGAGGAAAAGAGAGAAGTGGAAGAAAAGCTGAAGGCCGAGCAGGCGGGTATTAAACCTGTCAAAAACTACGCGGAAGCTTTCAAATCCAAAAAAGTCATTTTATTATGCCTCCAATACCTGCTCTGGAGTGTGGGCGTGTATGGATTCGTAATGTGGTTACCTTCTATCATCAAAGCGGCGCCGAATATGAATATGGTCAATACCGGCTGGTTGTCATCGGTTCCCTACCTTTTTGCCGTGATCGGAATGCTTTCCGCTTCTTATTTTTCGGATAAGAGCGGCAACCGCAAAATCTTCGTCTGGCCATTTCTGCTCATCGCCGCAATCTGTTTATACGGGGCCGTTTGGCTGGGCCCGGATCAGTTCTGGCTCGCTTATGCGTTGCTGGTAGCGGCAGGGGCGGCACTTTACACGCCTTACGGTCCGTTTTTCGCCGCGATTGCCGAAATACTTCCTAAAAACGTGGCCGGCGGAGCGATCGGGTTGATCAATAGTCTGGGGGCACTGGGTTCATTTGCAGGGTCGTACCTGGTGGGGTATCTCAATACGGAGACCGGAAATTTCAATGCTTCTTATACATTGATGTCGGTGGCACTTGTGCTCGCAACGGTAATTACCGTTATAGTCATTCCCGGGCCTGTCCGGGCGATGGTCACTCCGGCAGAGATCAAGACTTTTGATCATTGA
- a CDS encoding GDSL-type esterase/lipase family protein, whose translation MRSLKVPVLAGHVILLFFTLLSGYSSAQDAAKNAGASKFELKDGDRVVFLGSSIFENDFQFGYLELALTTRFPDKGVTFRNLGWTGDNVWGEGRSTYTNPPTPYEHLMNDITKAQPTVVFLGYGGVEAQDGQAGVPHFKEGLNKLLDKIDQLGARTVLLSTIPVVSSDTTQQIARRNADLELYYKVISEVATQRGKQFIDIYNPILNISKKEDIVENTVHLNELGYYHLAGILEKALGLDAAKATTAITISKGKSEASNARMVTADDENSLAKFTVESKYLPLPSPKSADNVSDNARTIRISGLKKGYYALTSENNLVASASAQQWEKGVEVKQGPEFAKSEEVRTMILKKNELHFFQYRPLNQTYIIGFRKYEQGRHVQGLEEQNILIKWLEGQIILNSEPKEVVYELRKID comes from the coding sequence ATGAGAAGTTTGAAAGTGCCGGTTCTCGCCGGTCACGTGATTTTATTGTTTTTTACCCTGCTCAGCGGATATTCCAGCGCCCAGGATGCCGCTAAAAATGCAGGAGCCTCCAAATTTGAGCTGAAAGACGGAGACCGGGTCGTTTTTCTGGGCAGCTCCATTTTTGAAAACGATTTTCAGTTCGGTTACCTGGAACTCGCGCTTACCACCCGTTTCCCGGATAAAGGCGTCACTTTCCGCAACCTTGGATGGACGGGAGATAATGTGTGGGGCGAAGGCCGGAGTACTTACACCAACCCGCCTACACCTTATGAGCATTTGATGAACGACATTACCAAGGCGCAGCCAACGGTTGTATTTCTGGGTTATGGGGGAGTTGAAGCGCAGGACGGGCAGGCTGGTGTGCCGCATTTCAAGGAAGGATTGAACAAACTGCTCGACAAAATCGATCAGCTGGGGGCCAGAACGGTTTTACTGTCCACGATTCCCGTTGTTTCCAGCGACACCACCCAGCAGATTGCCCGCAGAAATGCAGATCTGGAATTGTATTACAAAGTCATTTCGGAAGTGGCTACCCAGCGTGGAAAGCAATTTATTGATATTTATAACCCTATATTAAATATCAGTAAGAAGGAAGATATCGTGGAAAACACGGTGCATTTGAACGAGCTGGGTTATTATCATCTGGCTGGGATCCTGGAAAAGGCGTTGGGACTGGATGCGGCGAAGGCCACTACGGCTATCACGATTTCAAAAGGCAAATCCGAAGCGTCAAATGCCAGAATGGTGACAGCAGACGATGAAAATTCGCTTGCCAAATTTACTGTTGAAAGTAAGTACCTGCCTTTACCTTCGCCAAAATCTGCGGACAATGTCAGTGATAATGCACGGACGATCCGGATTTCGGGGTTGAAGAAAGGCTATTATGCATTGACCTCTGAAAACAATCTGGTGGCTTCGGCCTCGGCGCAGCAGTGGGAAAAAGGAGTAGAGGTTAAGCAAGGGCCGGAATTTGCGAAATCGGAAGAGGTTAGAACGATGATTTTGAAAAAGAACGAACTGCATTTCTTCCAATATCGGCCGTTGAACCAAACATATATTATCGGATTCCGGAAATATGAGCAAGGCCGCCACGTACAGGGTCTGGAAGAGCAGAACATTCTGATCAAATGGTTGGAAGGACAAATCATCCTCAACAGCGAGCCAAAAGAAGTGGTATATGAATTGCGGAAAATTGACTGA